One Methylocapsa sp. D3K7 DNA window includes the following coding sequences:
- the serS gene encoding serine--tRNA ligase, whose translation MYDIKWIRDNAEAFDKGRKRRGLEPLASTLLALDDKRRAAIAKAQTAQERRNVASKQIGVAIKTKDVVRADELKAEVAELKTALAAYEAEEREAIKELNVALAENPNTPLDEVPDGEDENDNVELRRVGELPHFSFAPKEHFDIGEALGLMDFETATKISGARFVVNKGALARLERALGQFMLDLHTEKQGYTEVNPPILVKDDAMFGTAQLPKFKDDQFPAYRRISDEEFEKRERENLLQRIQAVREEGDEWLVKGLESLLDMDVPRSLIDDAESADLRERVAEFRIKLGDESGFHVVEDSERLWLIPTAEVPLTNLVREKILDEKELPLRLTACTPCFRAEAGAAGKDTRGMIRQHQFTKVELVSITTPETSLAEQERMLSCAEEVLKQLKLPYRVVTLCTGDMGFASQKTYDIEVWLPGQNRYREISSVSVCGDFQARRMNARYRSADGKPRFVHTLNGSGVAVGRALVAVLENYQNEDGSVTVPEALRVYMGVIDTIKKA comes from the coding sequence ATGTACGACATCAAATGGATTCGCGACAACGCCGAGGCTTTCGACAAGGGGCGCAAAAGGCGTGGCCTTGAACCGCTGGCATCAACGCTGCTTGCGCTCGACGACAAGCGCCGCGCCGCGATCGCCAAAGCGCAAACCGCGCAAGAGCGGCGCAATGTCGCCTCGAAACAAATCGGCGTCGCGATCAAAACGAAGGATGTTGTGCGGGCGGACGAGCTGAAAGCCGAAGTCGCGGAGTTGAAGACGGCGCTTGCGGCGTATGAGGCCGAGGAGCGCGAGGCGATTAAGGAGCTTAACGTGGCGCTCGCCGAAAATCCCAATACGCCTCTCGATGAAGTGCCCGATGGCGAGGACGAGAACGACAATGTCGAGTTACGCCGCGTCGGCGAGCTGCCGCATTTCAGCTTTGCGCCAAAGGAGCATTTCGACATCGGCGAAGCGCTTGGCCTCATGGATTTTGAAACGGCGACAAAAATTTCCGGTGCGCGATTTGTCGTCAACAAAGGCGCACTTGCACGTCTGGAGCGGGCACTTGGTCAGTTCATGCTCGATCTGCATACGGAAAAGCAGGGCTATACGGAAGTGAACCCGCCGATCCTCGTAAAAGACGATGCCATGTTTGGCACGGCACAATTGCCGAAGTTTAAGGATGACCAATTTCCCGCGTATCGACGGATCTCAGACGAAGAATTCGAAAAAAGGGAGCGTGAAAACTTGCTCCAACGAATTCAGGCCGTGCGTGAGGAGGGAGATGAATGGCTGGTAAAGGGTTTGGAGAGTTTATTAGATATGGACGTCCCCAGATCGCTTATAGACGATGCTGAAAGTGCTGATCTTCGGGAAAGAGTTGCAGAGTTTCGGATAAAGCTCGGCGATGAATCCGGATTCCACGTTGTGGAGGATAGTGAGCGTCTTTGGCTCATCCCCACCGCCGAAGTGCCTCTCACAAATCTCGTGCGCGAAAAAATCCTCGACGAAAAAGAACTACCCCTTCGCTTAACGGCCTGCACGCCGTGCTTTCGCGCTGAGGCGGGCGCCGCTGGCAAAGACACGCGCGGCATGATCCGTCAGCATCAATTCACAAAAGTCGAACTCGTCTCGATCACCACACCCGAAACTTCGCTCGCCGAGCAGGAGCGCATGTTGTCCTGTGCCGAAGAAGTTTTAAAGCAGCTCAAACTTCCCTATCGCGTCGTCACGCTGTGCACCGGCGACATGGGCTTTGCCTCGCAAAAAACCTATGACATCGAGGTCTGGCTACCAGGGCAGAATCGCTATCGCGAAATCTCGTCGGTGTCCGTCTGCGGCGATTTCCAGGCGCGCCGGATGAATGCCCGCTACCGTTCCGCAGACGGCAAGCCCCGCTTTGTCCATACCCTCAATGGCTCGGGCGTCGCGGTGGGGCGCGCGCTTGTCGCGGTTTTGGAGAATTATCAAAACGAAGACGGGTCCGTCACTGTGCCGGAGGCATTGCGCGTCTATATGGGCGTAATCGATACAATCAAGAAAGCTTAA
- a CDS encoding M23 family metallopeptidase has product MTDFICGSGSRLAFRLALTGVAAGLLAGCASSERLSDPLSNPFQTSANVSEPAPASGGFASSVPVSPVQSRPLSAPQASTAPVSQPVPRVAAVSQAPRGGVAGWSAQGGSPVVVAQGETAAVLASRYGIPVDALVKTNGFSSASQIQPGSRIVIPVYNAALAASSGAIAVRNTAASAKAVGTPPRSLASQAEALKLAKAHAPAAKTAAVEPAAKPAQKLSATPQAQKTAAASPAPSAAKPETSRTAKADPAPGAAEPAKASATTADAANPEFRWPARGRIIQAFKPGGNDGINIAVPEGTSVKAAESGVVAYAGNELKGYGNLILIRHPNGFVSAYANTSDIEVKRGETVKRGQTIAKSGQSGNVASPQLHFELRKGTTPVDPTQYLAGV; this is encoded by the coding sequence ATGACTGATTTTATTTGTGGTTCCGGATCGCGTCTTGCGTTTCGTCTTGCCTTGACCGGCGTTGCTGCCGGTTTGCTCGCCGGTTGCGCCAGTTCGGAGCGCCTCAGCGATCCGCTGTCCAATCCTTTCCAGACGTCGGCGAACGTCTCCGAGCCGGCCCCCGCCTCTGGTGGATTTGCCAGTTCGGTGCCGGTCTCGCCGGTGCAGTCGCGGCCGCTCAGCGCCCCGCAGGCGAGCACCGCGCCGGTGTCGCAGCCAGTGCCCCGCGTCGCCGCCGTCTCGCAAGCGCCGCGCGGCGGCGTTGCCGGATGGTCCGCGCAAGGCGGCTCGCCGGTGGTCGTCGCGCAAGGCGAAACGGCCGCGGTCCTCGCTAGTCGCTACGGAATCCCGGTGGACGCGCTCGTCAAGACCAATGGGTTTTCCTCGGCATCCCAAATCCAGCCGGGCAGCCGTATCGTGATCCCGGTCTACAATGCGGCGCTTGCTGCCTCGAGCGGAGCGATTGCGGTCCGCAACACGGCGGCATCGGCGAAGGCAGTTGGGACACCGCCGCGCTCCTTGGCGAGCCAGGCCGAGGCCCTCAAATTGGCGAAAGCGCACGCGCCGGCGGCGAAGACAGCCGCTGTCGAACCGGCCGCGAAGCCAGCCCAAAAGCTTTCCGCTACTCCCCAGGCTCAAAAGACCGCAGCCGCTAGCCCAGCGCCTTCAGCTGCCAAGCCAGAGACGTCCCGGACGGCCAAGGCTGACCCAGCCCCGGGTGCGGCCGAACCAGCCAAAGCGAGCGCAACCACCGCTGACGCCGCCAATCCGGAATTTCGCTGGCCGGCGCGCGGACGGATCATCCAGGCGTTTAAACCCGGCGGCAATGATGGGATCAATATCGCGGTCCCCGAAGGCACCTCCGTCAAGGCAGCCGAAAGCGGCGTCGTCGCCTATGCCGGAAACGAGTTGAAAGGCTACGGCAATCTGATCTTGATCCGGCATCCCAATGGCTTCGTTTCCGCCTATGCGAATACGAGCGACATCGAAGTCAAGCGCGGCGAGACGGTGAAGCGCGGCCAAACGATTGCCAAATCCGGACAGAGCGGCAATGTCGCCTCACCGCAGCTCCATTTCGAATTGCGCAAAGGCACAACGCCCGTCGATCCGACGCAATATCTCGCGGGGGTTTGA
- a CDS encoding protein-L-isoaspartate O-methyltransferase: MMLEWPVPPETANDTPDAQNLAAFLMDLRARGIQDLNLLRALENVPREIFVPHRFADLARRPISLPLRCGQTLPEPWLAARMIEALAPDPAHRVLEIGTGSGYATALLARLSREVLSIERFQSLAIEAEARLARLAVGNAAVVFGDGFALPPNIGLFDRIIVQGLLVEVPENLLALLGEKGLLVAARPVPGSAPGQQIARITRNEVGGLDETPICPSRLQALLPGEARAL, from the coding sequence ATGATGCTCGAATGGCCCGTGCCGCCTGAGACCGCGAACGATACGCCGGACGCGCAAAACCTTGCGGCGTTTCTCATGGATTTGCGGGCGCGCGGCATCCAGGATCTCAATCTTTTGCGGGCGCTCGAAAATGTCCCTCGCGAAATCTTTGTGCCGCACCGTTTTGCGGATTTGGCACGCCGGCCCATCTCGCTGCCGTTGCGCTGCGGCCAGACCCTTCCGGAGCCTTGGCTCGCCGCCCGGATGATCGAGGCCTTGGCGCCGGACCCGGCCCATCGGGTGCTCGAAATCGGGACGGGATCGGGCTATGCCACGGCGCTGCTCGCGCGGCTGTCGCGCGAAGTGCTGTCGATCGAGCGGTTTCAGAGTCTTGCGATCGAGGCGGAGGCAAGGCTGGCGCGGCTCGCCGTCGGCAATGCGGCCGTCGTCTTCGGCGATGGTTTTGCGCTCCCGCCCAACATTGGCCTTTTTGACCGGATTATCGTCCAGGGCTTGCTTGTCGAGGTTCCCGAAAACCTCCTCGCTTTGCTCGGCGAGAAAGGTCTGCTGGTCGCCGCCCGGCCTGTCCCTGGGTCAGCGCCGGGTCAACAGATCGCGCGGATCACCCGCAACGAGGTGGGCGGCCTTGATGAAACGCCGATCTGCCCATCCCGGCTGCAAGCGCTTCTGCCGGGCGAAGCGCGCGCGTTGTGA
- the surE gene encoding 5'/3'-nucleotidase SurE translates to MRILITNDDGIHGPGLAVLERIAKTLSDDVFVVAPEYDQSGVAHSLSINDPLRLRKISSRHFAVRGTPTDCVIMGVRKLLDGVNPDLVLSGVNNGQNIAEDIIYSGTVAGALEAASLGIPSIALSQAYGPVGHDEAYWECAETHAPGLIGKILAEGIPQNIVINVNFPACQPEDVRGVAVTSQGKRDAQTITIDERADGRGNPYYWISFTRGSLNPGTGTDLEALAQNNISVTPLRLDSTDEHSLNRYARALC, encoded by the coding sequence ATGCGCATTTTGATCACCAACGATGATGGCATTCATGGGCCGGGCCTTGCCGTGCTTGAGCGCATCGCCAAGACTCTGTCGGACGATGTCTTTGTCGTGGCGCCCGAATATGATCAATCGGGTGTCGCTCATTCCCTGTCGATCAACGATCCGCTGCGCTTGCGCAAAATTTCTTCTCGTCATTTCGCGGTGAGAGGCACGCCGACGGATTGCGTGATCATGGGCGTGCGCAAGCTGCTCGACGGCGTCAATCCCGATCTCGTCCTGTCGGGCGTCAACAACGGCCAGAATATTGCCGAGGACATTATCTATTCGGGCACCGTCGCGGGCGCGTTGGAAGCGGCGAGCCTTGGTATTCCATCAATTGCGCTGTCCCAAGCCTATGGCCCGGTCGGCCATGACGAAGCTTATTGGGAGTGCGCTGAAACGCATGCGCCAGGTCTCATAGGCAAAATTTTGGCCGAGGGCATTCCGCAAAATATCGTCATCAACGTCAACTTTCCGGCATGCCAGCCGGAGGACGTGCGCGGAGTCGCTGTGACGTCGCAGGGAAAGCGTGACGCGCAAACGATCACCATCGACGAGCGCGCCGACGGACGCGGCAACCCGTATTATTGGATTTCCTTTACCAGGGGCAGTTTGAACCCTGGAACTGGAACGGACCTCGAAGCCTTGGCGCAAAACAACATTTCCGTGACGCCGCTCAGACTCGATTCCACCGACGAACATTCGCTCAACCGCTATGCGCGGGCATTGTGTTAG
- the cobS gene encoding adenosylcobinamide-GDP ribazoletransferase — MRHGSSLLADFWLCLGFYTRLPIPRAARQATAQSLAHFPRAVRILPLAGALLGAIAGIVLAVAVELGLSPLLAALLALSCLIILTGALHEDGLADCADGFFGGATRQRKLDIMRDSQIGTFGALALLLSLSVRAASLASITSESPGLAAAVLIAAAALSRNAALIPLAVLPPARQDGAGYAAGTPDAMALAAAACLAAVFALGPILAGAGFVRTLAAIALATGAAYAMVPLAKKHIGGCTGDVAGAAQQFSEIVFYLAFAARF, encoded by the coding sequence ATGCGCCACGGCTCATCGCTTCTCGCCGATTTTTGGCTTTGTCTCGGATTTTACACGCGGTTGCCAATACCCCGGGCAGCGCGTCAAGCGACGGCACAGTCACTTGCCCATTTTCCGCGCGCCGTGCGAATCCTGCCACTTGCCGGAGCCCTTTTGGGAGCAATCGCGGGGATCGTCCTGGCAGTGGCGGTTGAACTCGGCTTGTCTCCGCTTCTCGCCGCGCTCCTAGCGCTGAGCTGTTTGATCATCCTCACCGGCGCTTTGCATGAGGACGGCCTGGCCGATTGCGCCGATGGCTTTTTTGGCGGTGCGACCCGGCAGCGCAAGCTGGACATCATGCGAGACAGCCAAATCGGCACGTTTGGAGCCTTGGCGCTCCTGCTCAGCCTCTCTGTACGGGCCGCAAGCCTTGCGTCCATTACCAGTGAAAGCCCAGGTCTCGCGGCTGCCGTGCTGATCGCTGCCGCAGCTTTGTCACGCAACGCGGCCCTTATTCCTTTGGCTGTCCTTCCCCCCGCGCGGCAGGATGGCGCGGGTTACGCGGCTGGAACGCCGGATGCTATGGCGCTCGCCGCCGCCGCCTGCCTCGCCGCCGTTTTTGCGCTCGGTCCTATCCTTGCGGGTGCCGGATTTGTCCGCACACTTGCGGCCATCGCACTCGCAACAGGCGCGGCCTACGCGATGGTGCCGTTAGCCAAAAAACACATCGGCGGTTGCACGGGCGATGTTGCAGGGGCCGCGCAGCAATTCAGCGAAATCGTCTTCTACCTCGCTTTTGCTGCGCGCTTTTAG